In the genome of Fulvivirga maritima, one region contains:
- a CDS encoding PHP domain-containing protein — MYLNTHTYYSFKYGTMSCEELLIEAQNNDIDRFVLTDINSTAACLNFVRLSIKHKIEPILGIDFRNGVAQQFIGIAKNNQGYFELNRFLSGFLHSGDPIPEKAPYFSHAFIIYPFAQYDGRKLKKNEFIGISPEHINRLRFSPYAHLIQDKMVILQTVTFRNKKDFNAHRLLRAIDNNTLLSKLPETEEGSFSHQMLPKKELLTLYGDYPSIIKNTEKLLNSCSIHFDFGDEQEHKNQKNYTHSEHEDFKKICKLCYKGLRYRYPEITEAIKTRLKTELKVIREKSFIAYFLINWDIVSFARRQGFFYVGRGSGANSIVAYLLRITDVDPIDLDLYFERFINLYRKNPPDFDIDFSWTDREDITAYIFKRFKNVALLATYSTFQLRAVIRELGKVFGLPAHEIEKIAEGKPKQDYYSQLVIKYSHLIQGFPSHLSIHAGGILISEKHIHYFSATDLPPKGYPTTHFDMVIAEDVGLYKFDILSQRGLGKIKDTLSLVKENKPEEPDIDIHDLNRFKKDEAVKSLLRQGKAIGCFYVESPAMRMLLKKLEADDYLGLVAASSIIRPGVAKSGMMREYILRFKNPERRKEAHPTLLSIMPETYGVMVYQEDVIKVAHYFAGLTLAEADVLRRGMSGKFRSRDEFQKAKDQYFSNCKAKGYTYAESAEIWRQIESFAGYAFSKGHSASYAVESYQSLFLKAYYPLEYMVATINNFGGFYRTELYVHEARMHGAEISPSLRQRQRCHD, encoded by the coding sequence TCAACACCCATACCTATTACAGCTTTAAATATGGCACCATGTCTTGTGAAGAGCTGCTCATAGAAGCTCAAAATAATGACATAGACCGTTTCGTGCTTACAGACATCAACTCCACTGCCGCATGTCTGAATTTTGTAAGACTATCTATCAAGCATAAGATTGAGCCCATATTAGGCATCGACTTCCGAAACGGCGTAGCGCAGCAGTTTATAGGAATAGCTAAAAACAATCAAGGATACTTTGAGCTCAACCGCTTTTTATCCGGATTTCTACACTCTGGCGATCCTATACCCGAAAAAGCACCATACTTTAGTCATGCTTTCATTATTTACCCCTTCGCCCAATATGATGGCAGGAAGCTCAAAAAAAATGAATTCATAGGCATTTCGCCTGAACATATTAACCGACTTAGATTCTCGCCTTATGCCCATCTAATTCAGGATAAAATGGTGATTTTACAGACCGTTACTTTCAGAAATAAGAAAGATTTTAATGCTCACCGCCTCCTCAGAGCTATAGATAATAACACCCTCCTCAGTAAGCTCCCTGAAACTGAAGAAGGCAGCTTCAGCCACCAGATGCTTCCTAAAAAAGAGCTTCTCACGCTGTATGGAGATTATCCTTCTATTATAAAAAATACCGAAAAACTGCTCAACAGCTGCAGCATACATTTCGATTTTGGTGATGAACAAGAACACAAAAACCAAAAAAACTACACCCACTCTGAGCATGAAGATTTCAAAAAAATATGCAAGCTATGCTACAAGGGATTAAGGTACAGATATCCTGAAATAACAGAAGCCATTAAAACCCGGCTAAAAACAGAGCTGAAGGTAATTAGAGAAAAAAGCTTTATCGCTTACTTCCTCATCAATTGGGACATTGTTTCCTTCGCTCGGAGGCAAGGATTTTTCTATGTGGGCCGAGGTAGCGGCGCTAACAGCATAGTGGCCTACCTGCTAAGAATCACTGATGTAGACCCCATAGATCTGGATTTATATTTTGAACGTTTTATTAACCTTTACAGGAAAAATCCACCCGATTTCGATATCGACTTTTCCTGGACTGACCGTGAAGATATTACGGCCTACATTTTCAAGAGATTCAAAAATGTAGCCTTGCTTGCTACGTACAGCACTTTTCAGCTCCGAGCCGTAATCAGAGAGCTAGGAAAAGTATTTGGCTTACCCGCTCATGAAATTGAGAAAATAGCGGAGGGTAAGCCCAAACAAGACTACTATTCTCAGCTGGTGATAAAGTACAGTCATTTGATTCAAGGCTTCCCCAGCCACCTGAGTATCCACGCCGGCGGCATTCTGATTTCAGAAAAGCATATTCATTATTTCTCAGCCACAGACCTGCCTCCCAAAGGTTATCCTACCACTCATTTCGACATGGTGATAGCTGAAGATGTAGGCCTTTATAAATTTGATATACTCAGCCAACGTGGATTGGGCAAGATTAAAGACACCCTATCCCTCGTAAAAGAAAATAAGCCCGAAGAGCCTGATATAGACATTCACGATTTAAACCGATTCAAAAAAGATGAAGCGGTAAAATCACTACTAAGACAAGGAAAAGCTATTGGTTGCTTCTATGTAGAATCTCCTGCTATGCGTATGCTTCTAAAAAAACTGGAAGCCGATGACTACTTAGGGTTGGTCGCGGCCAGCTCCATCATCAGACCCGGAGTAGCTAAGTCTGGCATGATGCGCGAATACATCCTCAGGTTCAAAAACCCAGAAAGAAGGAAGGAGGCCCACCCTACCCTCCTAAGCATTATGCCTGAAACCTATGGGGTAATGGTTTATCAGGAAGATGTAATAAAAGTAGCCCACTACTTCGCAGGCCTCACTCTGGCTGAGGCTGACGTGCTAAGAAGAGGGATGTCTGGTAAGTTCAGATCCAGAGATGAATTTCAGAAAGCCAAAGACCAATACTTTTCTAACTGCAAAGCCAAAGGTTATACCTATGCTGAAAGCGCCGAAATATGGAGACAAATAGAAAGCTTTGCCGGATACGCTTTCTCTAAAGGTCATTCCGCCTCTTATGCAGTAGAGAGCTACCAAAGCTTATTTTTAAAAGCCTATTACCCGCTAGAATATATGGTGGCCACCATTAATAATTTTGGAGGATTTTACAGAACTGAGCTCTACGTACATGAAGCCCGCATGCATGGTGCCGAGATATCCCCCTCCCTGCGCCAACGCCAGCGATGCCATGACTAA
- a CDS encoding helix-hairpin-helix domain-containing protein, with translation MTKIYGKKIYLGLAFIKDLDQRTIEQILRTRKTYGAYRSLTDFVKKIPLSLDQASLLIKAGVFGFTKKNKKELLWEAHFLLANAKKASPMPKLFEVETKHLTIPNISPPHPLETAFDEMELLGFPLCNPFDLLKNRPSHFFRVIDFPNNLNKSIIIYGYLVAIKNTRTSKNDRMNFGTFLDVSGQFIDTVHFPQSSRQWPFRGRGIYAITGKVVEEFGFYSLEVTEMIKEPFIDDPRYSEDNGKLAIRRKTMRQTFEE, from the coding sequence ATGACTAAAATATATGGCAAAAAAATATATTTAGGCCTGGCCTTTATTAAAGATTTAGATCAAAGAACCATAGAGCAAATACTACGAACCAGAAAGACTTACGGAGCATACCGTTCACTCACTGATTTCGTTAAAAAAATCCCTTTATCACTTGATCAAGCCTCTTTACTCATCAAAGCTGGCGTGTTTGGTTTCACAAAAAAGAATAAAAAAGAACTCCTTTGGGAAGCTCATTTCTTACTGGCCAATGCTAAAAAAGCATCTCCTATGCCCAAGCTATTTGAGGTAGAAACTAAGCACTTAACCATTCCTAACATATCACCTCCTCACCCTTTAGAAACTGCCTTTGATGAAATGGAGCTGTTAGGCTTCCCTTTGTGCAATCCTTTTGATCTACTAAAAAATAGGCCTTCCCATTTTTTCAGAGTAATTGATTTTCCTAATAATCTGAATAAGAGCATCATTATTTACGGTTACTTGGTAGCTATTAAAAATACACGTACTTCAAAAAATGACAGGATGAATTTCGGAACATTTTTAGATGTAAGCGGCCAGTTTATAGACACCGTTCATTTCCCACAATCATCCCGTCAATGGCCCTTCAGAGGGCGCGGTATATACGCCATTACAGGCAAAGTGGTAGAGGAGTTTGGCTTCTACAGCCTGGAGGTTACAGAGATGATAAAAGAGCCCTTTATTGATGACCCCAGGTACAGCGAAGACAATGGAAAATTAGCCATTAGAAGGAAAACTATGAGGCAGACTTTTGAAGAGTAA
- a CDS encoding carbonic anhydrase has protein sequence MKEIKILAALLSIFLATCTPSTNKNSDKSQKKEATLHKKHWDYKGETGPEHWAEIDANDCDGKAQSPIDIIDPVVSTDITPIDIHYNDVTKIHDVTNNGHSIQYNFSDGDYITVEGKKYSLKQFHFHEPAEHTIKGIRYPIAIHLVHMSEDNEYAVLALLGEEKSSNDEVFEFLNSYLPLQVEETKEINEAFNINSVFPKNKSYYSYTGSLTTPPCTENVKWFVMQQALPVSVELINTLQDLMPVNNYRKTQPLHDRTIWASN, from the coding sequence ATGAAAGAGATAAAAATTTTAGCCGCATTATTATCCATTTTTTTGGCTACCTGTACCCCTTCGACCAATAAAAATTCAGATAAATCACAAAAAAAAGAAGCCACTTTACATAAGAAGCACTGGGACTATAAAGGAGAAACGGGCCCGGAGCACTGGGCAGAAATTGACGCCAACGACTGCGATGGCAAAGCCCAGTCTCCCATAGACATAATAGATCCTGTTGTAAGTACCGATATTACCCCGATAGACATCCACTATAATGATGTAACCAAAATTCATGATGTGACCAACAATGGCCATTCTATTCAGTATAATTTTTCGGATGGAGATTACATTACGGTAGAGGGTAAAAAGTATAGTTTAAAGCAATTTCATTTTCACGAACCTGCAGAACACACTATTAAAGGCATTCGGTACCCTATAGCCATCCATTTAGTACACATGTCTGAAGATAATGAATATGCTGTGCTAGCCTTACTAGGCGAAGAAAAATCAAGTAATGATGAAGTGTTTGAGTTTTTAAACAGCTACCTACCTCTCCAGGTAGAAGAAACAAAAGAAATAAACGAGGCTTTTAACATAAACTCAGTATTCCCTAAAAACAAAAGTTATTACTCCTACACAGGTTCACTTACCACACCTCCGTGCACCGAAAATGTGAAATGGTTTGTAATGCAGCAAGCTCTTCCGGTTTCTGTTGAGCTAATCAACACCCTTCAGGATTTAATGCCGGTAAATAATTACAGAAAGACCCAACCTCTACACGATAGAACTATTTGGGCTTCTAATTAA
- a CDS encoding DUF6249 domain-containing protein, with amino-acid sequence MQILALSVPILAVIGIVLVIIFLRKYTNNERMALIEKGINRSEWLASGGLGQNNLALRLGFLFVGVGCGILVGELLREFAGFRPPVAYLSMLFLFGGIGLFVSYLIEEKKNKEK; translated from the coding sequence ATGCAAATTTTAGCTTTATCAGTTCCCATTTTGGCAGTAATAGGCATAGTGCTGGTTATTATCTTTTTAAGAAAGTATACCAATAATGAGCGTATGGCTTTGATTGAGAAAGGGATAAACAGGTCAGAATGGTTGGCGAGTGGAGGTTTAGGGCAAAATAATTTAGCCCTGCGACTCGGATTTCTTTTTGTAGGCGTAGGCTGTGGCATTCTTGTAGGAGAATTGCTGCGTGAGTTTGCCGGCTTTAGGCCGCCGGTAGCTTATCTCTCTATGTTGTTTCTTTTTGGAGGCATTGGTTTGTTTGTTTCTTACCTTATAGAAGAGAAAAAGAATAAGGAAAAATAG
- a CDS encoding RNA polymerase sigma factor: MHKQNDSILVNRIIKGEQHLFNILIERHKKYAFNIALKILDNAEDAEEVAHDSFIKAYKNLHKFNQEAKFSTWLYRITFNTSITAKRKQKHKNEEIDDAKHDFQQAEANLLEKKDQKHYINLALKQLSDVDQTIISLFYLKEFSLEEIADITNMDANNVKVKLHRARKKMAKEMQNILKGEALNL, from the coding sequence GTGCATAAGCAAAATGACAGTATTCTTGTAAATCGTATTATTAAAGGCGAGCAGCACCTTTTCAATATTTTAATTGAAAGGCATAAAAAATATGCATTTAACATTGCTCTTAAAATCTTAGATAATGCCGAAGACGCTGAAGAAGTGGCTCATGACAGCTTTATAAAGGCTTACAAGAACTTGCATAAGTTTAATCAGGAGGCGAAATTTTCTACTTGGCTGTATCGTATCACTTTTAATACGTCTATCACTGCCAAAAGAAAACAAAAGCACAAGAATGAAGAAATAGATGACGCTAAGCACGATTTCCAGCAAGCAGAAGCCAACCTGCTCGAAAAAAAGGATCAAAAGCACTACATCAACCTGGCATTAAAACAGCTATCTGATGTAGATCAGACTATTATATCGTTATTCTATTTAAAGGAGTTCTCTCTTGAAGAAATTGCCGATATTACTAATATGGATGCGAATAATGTGAAAGTAAAATTGCACAGGGCCAGAAAAAAAATGGCCAAAGAGATGCAAAACATTTTAAAAGGAGAAGCATTAAATTTATAG
- a CDS encoding vWA domain-containing protein encodes MLGTRFTKYIPSPDQSKSDFDKLMDIFLQLVTITGGDVAEALAWLSNLDKQYNITSDGYGMGDFIEDLQDKGYLTDKTPDGSFEITAKSEQKIRSDALEEIFGKLKKSGKGDHKTHFSGQGDEQTTDRRNYQFGDKLEQLSMTDSLRNAQINHGLDSFMMTENDLEVVENEYKTQTSTVLMIDISHSMILYGEDRITPAKKVAMALAELITRKYKKDTLDIIVFGNDAWQIDIKDLPYLQVGPYHTNTVAGLELAMDLLRRRRNPNKQIFMITDGKPTCLKQGIKYYKNSFGIDSKILNKTLNLAKQCRKLQIPVTTFMIASDPYLKEFVKEFTQVNNGNAYYSSLQGLGHLIFEDYKRNRRKKL; translated from the coding sequence ATGTTAGGTACACGATTCACTAAATATATACCCTCTCCCGATCAAAGTAAATCCGATTTTGATAAGCTTATGGATATATTCCTACAGCTGGTCACTATTACCGGAGGAGATGTAGCCGAAGCCCTGGCCTGGCTGAGTAATCTTGACAAGCAATATAACATTACCAGCGACGGTTATGGCATGGGTGATTTCATTGAGGACCTGCAAGACAAAGGCTACCTTACTGATAAAACACCCGATGGCTCTTTTGAAATTACAGCCAAAAGCGAGCAAAAGATAAGATCAGATGCTTTAGAAGAAATATTTGGCAAGCTTAAAAAATCAGGAAAAGGAGATCATAAGACCCACTTTAGCGGTCAGGGAGATGAACAAACTACTGACAGAAGAAACTATCAGTTTGGCGATAAGCTAGAGCAGCTCTCTATGACTGATTCTCTGCGTAATGCCCAGATCAACCACGGTTTGGATAGCTTTATGATGACTGAGAATGATCTTGAAGTGGTAGAGAACGAATACAAAACGCAGACCTCTACCGTACTTATGATTGACATTTCTCACTCCATGATTTTGTATGGAGAAGACAGAATTACGCCAGCTAAAAAAGTAGCTATGGCACTGGCAGAGCTTATCACCAGAAAATATAAAAAAGACACTTTAGACATCATTGTATTTGGAAATGATGCTTGGCAGATAGACATCAAAGATCTACCTTATTTGCAAGTAGGGCCTTACCACACTAATACCGTAGCCGGCCTGGAGCTGGCCATGGACCTGCTCAGAAGACGCAGGAACCCTAACAAGCAAATATTCATGATTACAGATGGAAAACCTACCTGCCTTAAACAAGGGATCAAATACTATAAAAACAGTTTTGGTATAGATAGTAAGATCCTTAACAAAACACTAAACCTGGCCAAGCAGTGCAGGAAACTTCAAATTCCGGTTACTACTTTCATGATTGCCTCAGACCCATACCTGAAGGAGTTTGTAAAAGAATTCACTCAGGTAAATAATGGCAACGCTTACTATAGCAGCCTTCAGGGGCTTGGCCACCTCATATTTGAAGATTATAAAAGAAACAGAAGAAAGAAACTTTAA
- a CDS encoding sigma 54-interacting transcriptional regulator, whose product MESAQLKEVKTLGALKATGYTSKSVKQELRDNLIQKIKDKENVFEGIWGYEDTVIPDMERAILSMHDINLLGLRGQAKTRMARMMVYLLDEYIPIIDGSEMNDDPFNPISRYGVDTIAEKGDDTPISWLHREERYSEKLATPDVSIADLIGDVDPIKAATLKLPYSDERVIHFGLIPRSHRGIFVINEIPDLQARIQVALFNILQEGDIQIRGFKVRMPLDIQFVFTANPEDYTNRGSIVTPLKDRIDSQIITHYPKDITIGRKITEQEANIKPEQKDLVEVNDISKDLIEQIAFVARDSEYVDSKSGVSARLTISAYENLLSAAERRSLYNGEKTQIRVSDLYGVVPSITGKVELVYEGEQEGAGIVARNLVGKAIRSQFVEYFPDPDKIRKQKGENPYKTITDWFGDNHEVDLLNDFNNKEHEKALKDIPGLEKLVDQYHKNESSATKLFLMEFALHGLAEYSMLSRHELVRGLQFKDLLSGMFTMPGPDDEDEEDDNHF is encoded by the coding sequence ATGGAATCAGCTCAACTGAAGGAAGTGAAGACCCTGGGCGCACTAAAAGCTACAGGGTATACCAGTAAATCCGTAAAACAAGAGTTGCGTGATAACTTAATACAAAAAATAAAAGATAAGGAAAATGTATTTGAAGGCATATGGGGTTATGAAGACACCGTAATACCTGATATGGAAAGAGCAATACTTTCTATGCATGACATTAACCTGCTTGGTCTGCGCGGGCAGGCTAAAACACGTATGGCGCGTATGATGGTTTATCTGCTAGACGAATACATACCTATTATTGATGGTTCTGAAATGAATGACGATCCTTTCAATCCTATTTCTAGATATGGAGTAGATACTATTGCAGAAAAAGGTGATGACACACCCATTAGCTGGCTACACAGAGAGGAACGATACAGTGAGAAACTAGCTACTCCTGATGTGTCTATTGCTGACCTGATAGGTGATGTGGATCCTATAAAAGCAGCCACTTTAAAACTTCCTTATTCTGACGAAAGAGTAATTCACTTCGGTTTAATACCCCGATCTCACAGAGGCATATTTGTGATTAATGAAATCCCTGATCTACAGGCTAGAATTCAAGTGGCTCTCTTTAATATTTTACAAGAAGGCGATATTCAAATCAGAGGATTTAAGGTAAGAATGCCTCTTGACATCCAGTTTGTTTTCACGGCTAACCCTGAAGACTACACCAATAGAGGAAGCATAGTAACTCCGCTAAAAGACAGGATTGACAGCCAGATTATTACGCACTATCCTAAAGACATTACTATAGGTAGAAAAATTACTGAGCAAGAAGCTAATATTAAACCCGAGCAAAAAGATCTTGTAGAAGTTAATGACATCAGCAAAGACCTGATAGAACAAATAGCATTTGTGGCTCGTGATAGTGAATATGTAGATAGCAAAAGTGGAGTTTCTGCAAGGCTTACTATTTCTGCCTATGAAAACCTGCTCAGTGCAGCAGAGAGACGCTCTTTGTACAATGGCGAAAAGACTCAGATAAGAGTATCTGACTTATATGGTGTAGTACCCTCAATTACCGGTAAAGTAGAGCTCGTATACGAAGGTGAGCAAGAAGGCGCTGGTATAGTAGCCAGAAACCTTGTAGGCAAAGCCATAAGATCTCAGTTTGTAGAGTACTTCCCTGATCCTGACAAAATCAGAAAGCAAAAAGGAGAGAACCCTTATAAAACTATTACTGACTGGTTTGGAGATAACCATGAAGTAGACCTGCTTAATGATTTTAATAATAAAGAGCACGAAAAAGCATTAAAAGACATTCCGGGTTTAGAGAAACTGGTAGATCAATATCATAAAAATGAAAGCTCTGCCACCAAGCTTTTCCTGATGGAGTTTGCCTTACACGGCCTGGCTGAATACAGTATGCTAAGCAGACATGAGCTGGTAAGAGGCCTGCAATTTAAAGACTTGCTAAGCGGCATGTTTACTATGCCTGGTCCTGATGATGAGGACGAAGAGGACGATAATCATTTTTAA
- a CDS encoding AlbA family DNA-binding domain-containing protein, with protein sequence MQLSEVKRLIRHGENATIEFKTKIRHPEKVVKELVAFANTAGGHLFIGVHDDGSLAGVKYPEDEIFALDRAIEKYCKPAFEYSIYTVDLTEDSSIVVYEVPPSNNRAHCVVNKELLQGRQAFVRVADRSIKASKHVKEILDRQRKNKSIQFSFGEKEKLLMTYLEDHETITVNQFKKISGRNYYQASRTLILMVLANVLEIHPSEKEDFYTLKGVAV encoded by the coding sequence ATGCAACTCTCAGAGGTAAAAAGGCTCATCAGGCATGGGGAAAATGCCACGATTGAGTTCAAGACTAAAATACGGCATCCTGAGAAGGTAGTGAAAGAATTAGTGGCCTTTGCCAATACGGCAGGAGGCCACCTTTTTATTGGTGTGCATGATGATGGCAGCTTAGCAGGAGTAAAATACCCCGAAGATGAGATATTTGCCTTAGACAGAGCTATTGAAAAGTACTGCAAACCGGCATTTGAATATTCTATTTACACAGTAGACCTCACAGAAGACAGCTCCATAGTAGTCTACGAAGTGCCACCCAGTAACAACAGGGCGCATTGCGTAGTAAACAAAGAGCTTCTACAAGGCAGACAAGCCTTTGTAAGAGTGGCAGATAGAAGCATAAAAGCCAGCAAGCACGTAAAGGAGATCCTGGATAGGCAACGTAAAAACAAAAGTATCCAGTTTAGCTTCGGAGAAAAAGAAAAGCTGCTCATGACTTATTTAGAAGATCATGAAACTATTACCGTAAACCAGTTTAAAAAAATCTCAGGTCGCAATTATTACCAGGCTTCCAGAACATTAATACTTATGGTCCTAGCCAATGTTTTGGAAATTCACCCTAGCGAAAAAGAAGATTTTTATACTTTGAAGGGGGTGGCCGTTTAA
- a CDS encoding GNAT family N-acetyltransferase has translation MEILKIPHHQTWALRHKVMWPDKPLDYVKLENDESGLHYGLFIDGELTSVISLFIENGTGQFRKFATQATEQGKGYGSRLLHFLFEEVQNQNLTEIWCNARVDKAGFYQKFGMRTTDKQFTKGGIDYVIMKRNIK, from the coding sequence ATGGAAATTTTAAAAATCCCCCACCACCAAACCTGGGCACTAAGACATAAAGTGATGTGGCCTGATAAACCGCTGGATTATGTCAAACTAGAAAATGATGAATCAGGTTTACACTACGGTTTGTTTATAGATGGAGAGCTAACTTCCGTAATTTCATTGTTCATAGAAAACGGTACTGGTCAGTTTAGGAAATTTGCCACCCAAGCCACCGAGCAAGGTAAAGGATATGGATCACGCCTGTTGCATTTCCTATTTGAAGAAGTTCAAAACCAAAATCTGACAGAAATATGGTGCAATGCAAGAGTAGACAAAGCAGGCTTTTACCAAAAATTTGGAATGCGAACCACTGATAAACAATTCACTAAAGGCGGTATTGACTATGTAATTATGAAACGAAACATTAAGTAA
- a CDS encoding PhoH family protein: MAKAQSKDKKIFVLDTSVIIYEHNSIMNFDEHDVGIPITVLEELDQFKKGNDTKNFEAREFTRLLDKLAQGQMLHNWNNLNGKSKGKFKVLMYAKSKVDANEVFDEEKADHRILNAALQLQQESKDKKVILVSKDINLRLKAKSLGLPAEDYNTGKVKNVSSLYTGKKIHEKISPDMINELYEKGSCDPKEALGSLKPLKNSYYILKSGKKSILATYNAITDKIEHVEKKAVYGIKPRNAEQTFAIHAILNPEIKLVTMQGVAGTGKTLIALAAALEQKRSFKQIYLARPIVPLSNKDIGFLPGDIKSKLNPYMEPLWDNLKFIQNQYHESDKEYAKLTEMVNQEKLVITPLAYIRGRSLSNICFIVDEAQNLTPHEVKTIITRAGENTKIIFTGDVYQIDTPYLDSQSNGLSYLIDRVKDHELYAHITLEKGERSELANLANELL, from the coding sequence ATGGCAAAAGCTCAATCCAAAGACAAGAAAATTTTTGTTTTAGACACATCAGTCATCATTTACGAACACAACTCCATCATGAACTTTGACGAGCATGATGTGGGCATACCCATCACCGTATTAGAAGAACTGGACCAGTTTAAAAAAGGAAATGACACCAAGAACTTTGAAGCCCGGGAGTTCACCCGCCTGCTTGATAAATTAGCTCAGGGGCAGATGCTGCATAATTGGAATAACCTTAATGGAAAATCTAAAGGCAAGTTTAAAGTGCTGATGTATGCCAAAAGCAAGGTAGACGCCAATGAAGTGTTTGATGAAGAAAAGGCTGACCATAGAATTTTGAATGCCGCCTTACAACTACAGCAGGAAAGCAAAGACAAAAAGGTGATCCTGGTATCTAAAGACATTAACCTAAGGCTAAAAGCCAAGTCACTAGGCTTGCCCGCTGAAGATTACAACACCGGAAAAGTTAAAAATGTAAGCTCTTTATATACAGGCAAAAAAATTCATGAAAAGATATCTCCTGACATGATCAATGAGCTATACGAAAAAGGCTCTTGCGATCCTAAGGAAGCATTAGGCAGTCTTAAACCTTTAAAAAACAGCTATTACATCCTGAAAAGTGGAAAAAAATCCATTTTAGCTACCTACAATGCCATAACTGACAAGATAGAGCATGTAGAGAAAAAGGCCGTTTACGGTATCAAGCCCAGAAACGCAGAACAGACCTTCGCTATCCATGCTATACTAAACCCAGAAATAAAGCTGGTGACTATGCAAGGAGTAGCAGGAACAGGTAAAACGCTTATTGCTTTAGCTGCCGCCTTAGAGCAAAAAAGAAGTTTTAAACAAATATACCTGGCCAGACCTATTGTGCCACTTAGCAATAAAGATATCGGTTTCTTGCCAGGAGATATAAAATCAAAGCTCAACCCATATATGGAGCCTTTGTGGGATAACCTTAAGTTTATCCAAAACCAATACCATGAGTCTGATAAGGAATATGCAAAGCTTACTGAGATGGTCAATCAGGAAAAGCTGGTGATTACCCCACTAGCCTACATACGAGGACGGAGCTTGTCAAATATTTGCTTTATAGTAGACGAAGCTCAAAACCTGACGCCACACGAAGTGAAAACCATCATAACCCGAGCTGGCGAGAATACTAAAATCATTTTCACCGGAGATGTTTATCAGATTGACACACCTTACCTAGATTCTCAAAGTAACGGACTGTCTTATCTGATTGACAGAGTTAAAGACCATGAATTATACGCTCATATTACATTAGAAAAAGGAGAGCGTTCTGAGCTAGCTAACCTGGCCAACGAGCTACTTTAA
- a CDS encoding DUF3298 and DUF4163 domain-containing protein — protein MKIMKAQWLLIALVLLVTSCSKTEKQDTAEEQPAESKIDSLSYTFNDYTKEYGKCDTDTSAYCTRILLNYPEFDTEEHPSQATAINEQIESYVLNQFFPDTVENKSIAMFVEGFIEDYKEVKEAFGEAFGWYAKINGKVLRNDSISVTIELTADIYTGGAHGSFDLHYLNFNPSTGDLIDFESLFEPNYSTKLNEIVEQKFRETYKIEPGTDLGDEGYEFEDGLYYNINNFALLEDGIKFYYNSYEIAPYAKGPSEVFVSYADLKEILKKAKEDIVV, from the coding sequence ATGAAAATTATGAAAGCCCAATGGTTGCTTATAGCACTGGTACTATTAGTTACCAGTTGCTCCAAAACAGAAAAACAAGATACTGCAGAAGAACAACCTGCAGAAAGCAAAATAGATTCTTTAAGCTATACTTTTAATGATTACACCAAAGAGTATGGAAAGTGTGATACAGATACCTCTGCTTATTGCACCAGAATTCTGTTAAATTACCCTGAATTTGACACCGAAGAACATCCTTCACAAGCCACAGCTATTAATGAACAGATAGAGTCATATGTGCTCAATCAGTTTTTCCCTGACACTGTTGAAAACAAGTCTATAGCCATGTTTGTAGAGGGTTTTATTGAAGATTACAAAGAGGTAAAAGAAGCCTTTGGTGAAGCTTTTGGCTGGTACGCTAAAATTAACGGTAAAGTACTAAGAAATGACTCCATTTCTGTAACTATAGAGCTTACTGCAGACATCTACACTGGCGGAGCTCATGGAAGCTTTGATCTGCATTATCTTAACTTCAATCCTTCTACCGGAGATCTGATTGACTTTGAATCTTTATTTGAGCCCAACTACAGCACCAAGCTCAATGAAATAGTAGAACAAAAATTTAGGGAGACTTATAAAATAGAGCCTGGAACGGACTTAGGAGATGAAGGTTACGAATTTGAAGATGGGCTGTACTACAACATCAATAACTTCGCCTTACTGGAAGATGGCATCAAATTTTACTATAACAGCTACGAAATAGCTCCTTACGCCAAGGGACCATCAGAAGTATTTGTAAGTTATGCGGATCTGAAAGAAATATTAAAGAAGGCGAAAGAAGATATAGTGGTGTAA